The sequence GATGGTCTCCGGGTTGGTGTTATCAAAACCCTCGATACGGGCGTCGATTCTCACTCCCTCTTCAAGCTGGACAACCCCCGAGCAGTAGGGGTTATTCCGGTCAAAGCCCTCTTCCGCCATGAAGGCGGGACCAATACCGATACAGGTAAAGGCAGCCAGTTTGCCCTTGCCCGTCATCTCCACCCACTCCATTTCATTACCATGGCACCGGGTACATATCGGGCGCGGCGGCAGGTAGAGGGTCCGGCACTTCCGGCACCGGCAGCCCATGACTTTCTCTTCGTTGAGGAACTGCTGGTAGCTTCTATCGGTGAAAGGCCTTTCCTCCATTATCCTATCTCCTTTCCAGAATGGTGAAGGTACAGGTCCCACCGGTACCGCCAAGGTTGTGGGCAGCCCCAATCCGCAGGTCCCTGACAGGAAGCTGCCTTTCTCCGGCTTCGCCCCTGAGCTGCTTCCAGACCTCCAGTAGCTGTCCGACTCCGGTGGCCCCGACCGGATGGCCCTTGCACTTCAGCCCACCGGAGGTATTTATCGGTTTGGAACCGTCACGCGCCGTCAGGCCGGCCTCCACGGCCTTGTACCCCTCGCCGGGCTTGAAGAAGCCGAGGTCTTCCATGTGGACAATCTCGGCAATAGAGAAGCAGTCATGTACCTCACTGAACTGGATATCATCCGGTGTGAGCCCGGACATCCCGTAGGCTTCCTGCGCCGCATACCTGGTAGCTTCAAAGTAGGTAATATCCGGAGAAGCGTGCAGACCCCGCCCGCTGCCCTGCCCTATACCGGCAACGTACAGGGGATTGTCGGTGAAGTTTCTGGCAATATCGGCGGCCACCAGTATCATACAGGCAGCGCCATCGCTGATGGGGCAGCAGTCATAGAGTTTCATCGGCCAGGCTACCGTTGGATTGGCCTTATCATCACGAAGGAATTCTTTCTCGTCCTGCCAGGTGGGTACCGGTTGGCCCCGTTCCCTGGCCCGCTCGATACGCGCCGCCATTATCTCGCGGATTGTCTGCCTGAACTGTCCCTTCGGGTTCAATGGTGCGTTTTTGTGGCTCTTGATAGTCACATTCATGAGGTGTTCACGCGTAGCACCGTACTTACTGAAGTAGGCCGTGGCAATCGCCCCGAAGACCCCCGGAAAGGTGAACCCGACGTTTCCCTCGTAGGGAGTGGTCGCCAGTGCCAGGCCTTCGGTAACTTCCCCGGTGGTCCTCTTGGACATATCTTCTACCCCACCGACGAGAACGATGTCGTAGAACCCGGAGGCGATGGCAAAGACCCCCTCCCGGAAGGACAGAGCACTGGAAGCACACGCCCCTTCCGTCCTCGTTGCCGGTTTGGGAACCAGACCGATAATATCGGAGATTATCGGCCCCCAGTGTCCCTGGTGAACGAAGAAGTCATTGGTGAAGTTGCCCAGATAGAGAGCATCGATATCATTGGGGTCCATCCCCTTATCTACCGAGGCAAGCGCTTCATTGTAGGCTTCAACGAACAGGTCCTTTGAGTTCTTATCGGGAAACATGCCGAATTTTGACATTCCGGCACCGATTACGGCCACTTCCCTGGCAAGTTGTCTTCGCTTCATTTCGTACTCCCAGTAATTTCTCTGCCGGTCGCTGGAAGGTAAACAGCGCTGAAAGCCAGTTCTA is a genomic window of Dehalococcoidales bacterium containing:
- a CDS encoding OB-fold domain-containing protein, whose protein sequence is MEERPFTDRSYQQFLNEEKVMGCRCRKCRTLYLPPRPICTRCHGNEMEWVEMTGKGKLAAFTCIGIGPAFMAEEGFDRNNPYCSGVVQLEEGVRIDARIEGFDNTNPETIKVGTPVTVEFLHRGEAEKMHTFPAFKPV